Below is a genomic region from Salinicoccus roseus.
TTCCGTCTGCTCAACCAGCTCACGGCCTGTCGTACGCTCATGGATTTCAGGGTTCGCCATGTTCTCGAACTGCTGCGGCATGAAGTAGCCATGCTTTTCAACAAGTTCGCCAGCCTTCTTGATTGCACCCTTCATGCCTTCAGCACCAGGGGTAAGGATGAGTTCTGCGCCATATGCCTTGAGCAGGTTCCGGCGCTCCTTGCTCATCGTGTCCGGCATGACAAGGATGGTCTTGTATCCTTTGCTTGCTGCCACCATCGCCAGACCGATGCCGGTATTCCCGCTTGTTGGTTCGATGATCGTCGTCCCTTCGGTCAATACGCCTTCTTCTTCAGCGCGTTCAATCATGGAAAGGGCAATGCGGTCCTTGACTGAGCTTCCAGGGTTCATGAATTCCAGCTTCACGTAGATGTCGGCCATGCTGTCGTCTGTCAGGTTGTTAAGCTTCACGAGTGGCGTGTTTCCGATGACTTCTGTAATGCTATTATAAAGTTTACTCATAACAATCTCCCTTTTATCCCTACTTATTAGCTATGGATAACATACCATTTTTAGCTTCCCAAATCAATTTTAATGCGTAATGAGCTCCTGCAGTTCTTCCTTTTCGATCCATACTTTATTGCGGCAGAAGTGGCAGTCCGCTTCAGCTCCGCCATCTTCCTTGATCATGGCGACGATT
It encodes:
- the cysK gene encoding cysteine synthase A — translated: MSKLYNSITEVIGNTPLVKLNNLTDDSMADIYVKLEFMNPGSSVKDRIALSMIERAEEEGVLTEGTTIIEPTSGNTGIGLAMVAASKGYKTILVMPDTMSKERRNLLKAYGAELILTPGAEGMKGAIKKAGELVEKHGYFMPQQFENMANPEIHERTTGRELVEQTEGLDVAGFVSGIGTGGTISGAGKALKEAYPELAIYAVEPKDSPVLSGGDPGPHKLQGLGAGFVPKTLNTEIYDEVIQIGNEEAMEWARELAAKEGILGGISSGAAVLASIEVAKKLGKGKSVITVLPSNGERYLSTPLFNFEG